In a genomic window of Paludisphaera rhizosphaerae:
- a CDS encoding DUF962 domain-containing protein produces MPQTAEPTTSATTIPKQTRLERMRADYRQDHQNPINHFLHVGVGWPIMALAVILAPFRPWWAFGLFCLSYAIMWMGHFVFERNLPTVFTQPTTPFVMAWSVTGQILSGIGRLVTGKSKQA; encoded by the coding sequence ATGCCGCAGACCGCCGAGCCGACCACCAGCGCGACCACGATCCCCAAACAGACGCGTCTCGAGCGGATGAGGGCGGACTATCGCCAGGACCACCAGAATCCGATCAACCACTTCCTGCACGTCGGCGTCGGCTGGCCGATCATGGCCCTGGCCGTGATCCTGGCCCCATTCCGGCCCTGGTGGGCCTTCGGCCTGTTCTGCCTCTCGTACGCAATCATGTGGATGGGCCACTTCGTCTTCGAGCGCAACCTCCCCACCGTCTTCACCCAGCCGACCACCCCCTTCGTCATGGCCTGGTCCGTAACCGGCCAGATCCTCTCCGGGATCGGGCGACTGGTGACCGGGAAATCGAAGCAGGCCTGA